Proteins from a genomic interval of Cygnus olor isolate bCygOlo1 chromosome 9, bCygOlo1.pri.v2, whole genome shotgun sequence:
- the SSR3 gene encoding translocon-associated protein subunit gamma, whose protein sequence is MAPRGGPGGRQQSEEDLLLQDFSRNLSAKSSALFFGNAFIVSAIPIWLYWRIWHMDLVQSAVLYSVMTLISTYLVAFAYKNVKFVLKHKVAQKREDAVSKEVTRKLSEADNRKMSRKEKDERILWKKNEVADYEATTFSIFYNNTLFLVLVIIASFFVLKNFNPTVNYILSISASSGLIALLSTGSK, encoded by the exons ATGGCGCCcaggggcggccccggcgggcgGCAGCAGTCGGAGgaggacctgctgctgcaggacttCAGCCGCAACCTCTCGGCTAAGTCCTCCGCGCTCTTCTTCGGCAACGCCTTCATCGTCTCCGCCATCCCCATCT GGCTTTACTGGAGGATATGGCACATGGATCTCGTCCAGTCCGCCGTGCTGTACAGCGTGATGACCCTCATCAGCACCTACCTCGTGGCCTTCGCCTACAAGAACGTCAAGTTTGTGCTCAAGCACAA GGTggcacagaaaagagaagacgCTGTTTCCAAAGAAGTCACTCGTAAGCTTTCTGAGGCAGACAACAGGAAGATGTCCCGTAAGGAGAAGGATGAAAG aattctgtggaagaaaaatgaagttgcaGATTACGAAGCAACAACCTTTTCCATCTTCTACAACAACACCCTCTTCCTGGTCTTGGTCATCATCGCTTCGTTTTTTGTGCTGAAGAACTTCAACCCCACCGT AAACTATATCCTTTCTATAAGTGCTTCATCTGGACTGATCGCCCTGCTATCTACAGGATCCAAGTAg